DNA sequence from the Gemmatimonadota bacterium genome:
TCGGGATTCGAGCGGCTGATGGCCAGCGTGCGCACCGCGAACATCAGCGGCAGCAGGCAGAAGAGCCGGATGCCGCGGTGCCTGCGCGGAATCGCCCGCACGTAGCCGCGCGCGATGTCCAGGTGCCGCTCGGCCTTGTGCACCAGCCGGTCCAGGGCGGCCAGAGCGACCTCGCGGTTCTCGGGGCGGAACAGGGACGACGCGTCGCCTTCGAAATCGCTCAGAAACGAACGCGGCACGTAGACCCAGCCGCGGTCCCGGTCGGTGTGCAGCCCGCGAATCACGTTGACCGTCTGTAGCGCCAATCCGAACTCGCGCGCGGGCTCCATCATGTCCAAGCGCTTGGGGCCCAGCGTGGCCGGCTCGCGGTACGCGAAAAGGTCGGTCAGCAGGTAGCCCACGCGGCCCGCGACCTCGTGCATGTAGTCGTCGAGGTCCGCCTCGTCGGCGAAGTCGGAGCCGCGCTCCACCCAGCGCGCCATGCCCAGCGTGGACTCGCGCACGTGGTCGGTCACGATCTCCCTCGCGCGTGCGTCGATCGCCTCCAGTCCCTCGAGGACTTCGCGGGTGTGCCGGGCGACGAGCGCGTCCGGCGTGGGGTCCGCGGCGGCGTCCAGGACGGGCAGCAACTCGGACGCCGCGCTGGTCCCTCCCAGCACCCCCTCCCACTGCCTCAGCAGGCGGCTCTTGGCCTCCGGCGCCATCTCCTCGTTGTCCTCCAGATAGTCCGAGACGCGCAGCAGCAGGTACGCGATGCGAATCTCCGCCCGGAGCGGCTCCGGCAGGAGATCGATCCCGATGGCGAAGGTCCGGCTGGCCTCGCGAAGCAGATCAGGCAGGGTGGGCATGGCAGGAACGTGGCCGAACCGCGGCCTTCGGTCAACGACACGAGCAGTCCAAGGCAGCATCGGCCGGCGCTGTCCGAGAGTGATGTTACCAGAAACTGTGACGAATCGTCATAAAATAGACGAGATGGACGTTAGAATGGGCGTAATCGTGCACGACGTCACCGAAAAAATTGACGCGCGGCACGCCGACGCGTAGCTTGCGTCCTTCTCCAGGATCCCGATCCCCGACAGCACAGGAGCCGAGCGACACATGAGCGGAACCGGCACGGCAACGAAGCCCCGCACGGCGGGCGATGGAGAGGCGGTCTTCGCGGACATGGTCCCGGGCCACAAGCTGCCGCCGCGCGGCGAGCAGCCGGCGGTACCCCGCACGGTGGGCGCATCGCGCCAGGACCTGCTGGGCCTGATGCAGGCCAACTCGGTTCGCTTCCTGCGGCTCCAGTTCACCGACATCATGGGCGTCATCAAGAACGTCGAGGTGCCCGAGAGCCAGTTCGAGAAGGCGCTGGACGGCGACATCATGATGGACGGCTCCTCCATCGAAGGGTTCGTTCGCATCGAGGAGTCGGACATGCTCCTCAAGCCGGACTTCGAAACCTTCGCGGTGCTGCCCTGGGGCGACCCCGACAACCGCGTGGCGCGCCTCATCTGCGACGTGTACACGGCCGACGAGGAGCCCTTTCCGGGCGACCCGCGCAACGTCCTGAAGCGCCAGATCGCGGCCGCCGCCGAGCTGGGCTACGAAATGATGGCGGGCTGCGAAGCGGAGTTCTTCCTGTTCCAGCGCGCCGCCGACGGCCGACCCACCCGCGTCACCCACGACGCCGGCGGCTACTTCGACCTCACGCCGGTGGACCTGGGCGAGGTCGCGCGCAGGGACATCGTCAACACGCTGGAGGCGATGGGCTTCGAGGTGGAGGCCGCCCATCACGAGGTGGCGCCCGGCCAGCACGAGATCGACTTCCGCTACGAGTCGGCGATGGTCACCGCCGACCACCTGGCGACCTTCAAGTTCGTGGTGCGCAACGTAGCGCTGGCGCACGGCCTGCACGCCACCTTCATGCCCAAGCCGATATTCGGCCAGAACGGCTCGGGGATGCACACCCACCAATCGCTCTTCACCGACGGGAGAAACGCGTTCCACGACGCCGACGACCCCGACGAGCTGTCGCAGGTAATGCGCGGGTACGTGGCCGGCACGCTCCAGCACGCGCAGGGGTTTTCGGCGATCACGAACCCGCTGGTCAACAGCTACAAGCGACTCGTGCCCGGCTACGAGGCGCCCGTCAACGTGGCCTGGTCGCACCGCAACCGCTCGCCCATGGTGCGGATTCCGGCGCGGCGCGGCATGGGCACGCGCATGGAGCTGCGCATGCCCGATCCGTCAGCCAACCCGTACCTGGCCCTGGCGGTGCAGCTGGGGTCGGGGCTGGACGGCGTTCGGCAGGGCATGACGCCGCCCGATCCGGTGGACAAGAACATCTTCGCGCTCACGGTGCGGGAGCGCCGGCGCTACAAGATCCGGACGCTGCCGCGCGACCTGGGCGAGGCGATCGAGCACCTGAAGAAGGACGACGTCGTCAAGGGCGTGCTCGGCGAGCACGTGTTAGAGCACTTCGTGGCGGCCAAGGAACAGGAATGGGAGGACTACATCACCCAGGTCCATGACTGGGAGATCGAGCGCTACCTGACGTACTAGTGGACAGTCCACTAGCGCTCGTCCTCGGCGGTGTGGCGCTCGTCGTCCGGGCGCCACACCGCCTCCCGCGGGAACTCCACCCGCACGCAGTGCCCGTCCGGGCCCATGGAGCGCGACATGGTGCCGTCCAGCTCGTCGCGCGTCAGCGCCTCGACCAGCGACAGCCCGCTGCCCGGGTCTCCCGCCCCGCCCTCCCCAGCGAACCCCCGCCCCCCGTCGCACACCACCGCCCTCACGGTGCCCTCGGATTCCTCGACGCGCACCGACACGCGGGGCGCGTCGGCGTCGGCACAGCCGTGCTCGAGCGCGTTCGCGACGAGCTCGTTCAGCACGAGCGCCAGCGCGAAGCCCTGGCGCTCCGACAGCGGCTCCAGCTCCCCGGTGGCCAGGTCCACCTCGGCGTGCCCGTTGGTGGAGGTGCGTAGCCGCAGCAGCAGCCGCTCGGCCACCTCCACGATGGGCACGCCCCGGTAGGTCTGGTTGCGCAGCGCCTCGTACACGACCAGGAAGGAGCGCATGCGGGTTTCGAGGCTGCGCAGGGCCTCGGCGGCGGGCCGCGCCGGCTCGCGGTTCCGCTCCAGGCTCACCAGCCCCAGGATCACCGACAGGTTGTTGCGCACGCGGTGGTCGATCTCGCGCAGGAGCAGCGAGCGCTCCTCGGCGTCGCCGCGCGCGCGCTGGTAGAGTTCGTAGTTCTGATCGGCCAGGTCGGCGAGCCTCTCGTTGGCGGCCTGCAGCTCGCGCTCGGCGCGGTGGATGCGCAGGCGCGTACGCACGCGGGCCGCGAGCTCGGCGACGCTGAAGGGCTTGGCGACGTAGTCGTCGGCGCCCGCGGCGAAGGTGCGCAGGACGTCCTCCGAACCGGTGCGCGCGGTGACCATCACCACGGGGAAGAGCGGCCCCCTGCGGGCCTTGATCTGGCGGCAGATCTCCCAGCCGTCGGTGCCCGGGAGCATGGCGTCCAGGATGACCAGGTCCGCGTCCTCCATGAGCTCCAGAGCCTCGTCTCCGCGGCCGGCGGTGGTGACGTCGAACCCCTGCCGGTCGAGCACGTCCGCCATGAACTCGCGCGCGGCAGGCTCGTCATCGACTACCAGGATCGCGGGACGCGACCGCGGCACGCGCTCCGCCTCAGCAATGCCGGCCGTAAGCTCCTCGGCCATCGTCGATCTCGATCTAGTGTGCCGGCGCGGAAGTCCCGTGTGCACCGAGGCGCGCGGGCCGAATGCCTACGGGACTTCTGCAACGGTACACTAGGGCTGTTCCTGGAGCAGCGGAGCCGCCAGCACGATCTTCTTCGCTAGCTCGACCATGGGCGTGTTCTTGTCCTGGCTGGCGCGCTGAAGGAAGCGGTAGGCGTCGGCCTCGCCGAGCCCCCGGCTCTTCATCACGAGTCCCTTGGCGCGCTCGATGATCTTGCGCTCGTCCAGCCGCCGCTTCAGCGAGTCGCGCTCGCTCAGGGTGCGCTGCCAGTCGGCGAAGCGCGTGCGCGCCACCGCTATGGCGGGCGCCAGGTCGCTCGAGTCGACGGGCTTGACCAGGTAGTGGAAGATGGGCGCGCTGGCCGCAGCCTGCACCGTCCGCTCGTCGCTGTAGGCCGACAGGATCACCACCGGAATCGGACGCTCGGCGAAGATCGCCCTGGCCGCGTCCGGCCCCTCCATGCGCGGCATGCGGATGTCCAGGAAGGCGATGTCCGGCTCCGTCTCGCGGGCCTTCTCGACGGCCTCCTCGCCGTCGCGCGCGGTGGCGATGACCTCGTGGCCCAGGCTCTTGAGCTGGCTGGCCAGGGCGAGATTGTGGAGGGCTTCATCGTCGGCGATGAGTACCCGAAGGGATTGTGCCATGCTCTGCTCCTGCTGCGCCGGCGCGGGGGCCGCGTCGACTTGTTGGTCCCCCCTCACACGCGCACGCACGACCGGTGCCACGCTCCCGTCCGGCTCCTCGCCCTATGCGTCTACCTCATCGCTCAGCGCCGGGTCCACGCCCTCCAGCGTGACCGCCGCGACGGCCACTTCCGCGGCGTGCGTGAGCGCCAGGTGGACGCGGCGCACTCCTCGCTCGCGGGCGTAACGCGCCGCCTGGCCGTGCAACAACAGCAGTGGTCGCCCGTTCTCCTTGCGCGCGACCTCCACATCCCGCCAGCCTCCGTGCGGCCCGACGCCGGTGCCGATGGCCTTGTAGTAGGCCTCCTTGGCGGCGACGCGCGCCGCCAGCGACGGACCGGGGGCCGCCTGCGCGAGGCAGTGGTCCAGTTCGCGCGCAGTGAACAGGCGCTCGAGCCCGCGCATGCCGCGGCGCTCACGGAGCCGCTGCACGCGTGGAACGGAGACGAGGTCGATGCCGATTCCAAGGATCACGGCACTAAAGGTAGATCGCGGCTCGGTTCGGGGGAACGCTTTGGTCTGTGAATTGCTCGATGATGGGGCGGGCTTCCTTCGCGGGGAGG
Encoded proteins:
- a CDS encoding response regulator encodes the protein MAEELTAGIAEAERVPRSRPAILVVDDEPAAREFMADVLDRQGFDVTTAGRGDEALELMEDADLVILDAMLPGTDGWEICRQIKARRGPLFPVVMVTARTGSEDVLRTFAAGADDYVAKPFSVAELAARVRTRLRIHRAERELQAANERLADLADQNYELYQRARGDAEERSLLLREIDHRVRNNLSVILGLVSLERNREPARPAAEALRSLETRMRSFLVVYEALRNQTYRGVPIVEVAERLLLRLRTSTNGHAEVDLATGELEPLSERQGFALALVLNELVANALEHGCADADAPRVSVRVEESEGTVRAVVCDGGRGFAGEGGAGDPGSGLSLVEALTRDELDGTMSRSMGPDGHCVRVEFPREAVWRPDDERHTAEDER
- the acpS gene encoding holo-ACP synthase, with product MILGIGIDLVSVPRVQRLRERRGMRGLERLFTARELDHCLAQAAPGPSLAARVAAKEAYYKAIGTGVGPHGGWRDVEVARKENGRPLLLLHGQAARYARERGVRRVHLALTHAAEVAVAAVTLEGVDPALSDEVDA
- the glnA gene encoding type I glutamate--ammonia ligase; this translates as MGASRQDLLGLMQANSVRFLRLQFTDIMGVIKNVEVPESQFEKALDGDIMMDGSSIEGFVRIEESDMLLKPDFETFAVLPWGDPDNRVARLICDVYTADEEPFPGDPRNVLKRQIAAAAELGYEMMAGCEAEFFLFQRAADGRPTRVTHDAGGYFDLTPVDLGEVARRDIVNTLEAMGFEVEAAHHEVAPGQHEIDFRYESAMVTADHLATFKFVVRNVALAHGLHATFMPKPIFGQNGSGMHTHQSLFTDGRNAFHDADDPDELSQVMRGYVAGTLQHAQGFSAITNPLVNSYKRLVPGYEAPVNVAWSHRNRSPMVRIPARRGMGTRMELRMPDPSANPYLALAVQLGSGLDGVRQGMTPPDPVDKNIFALTVRERRRYKIRTLPRDLGEAIEHLKKDDVVKGVLGEHVLEHFVAAKEQEWEDYITQVHDWEIERYLTY
- a CDS encoding squalene/phytoene synthase family protein; amino-acid sequence: MPTLPDLLREASRTFAIGIDLLPEPLRAEIRIAYLLLRVSDYLEDNEEMAPEAKSRLLRQWEGVLGGTSAASELLPVLDAAADPTPDALVARHTREVLEGLEAIDARAREIVTDHVRESTLGMARWVERGSDFADEADLDDYMHEVAGRVGYLLTDLFAYREPATLGPKRLDMMEPAREFGLALQTVNVIRGLHTDRDRGWVYVPRSFLSDFEGDASSLFRPENREVALAALDRLVHKAERHLDIARGYVRAIPRRHRGIRLFCLLPLMFAVRTLAISRSNPEVFDAETKITRAEVRRIVGSARVLGVSNAWMEWYCDRLAVV
- a CDS encoding response regulator; protein product: MAQSLRVLIADDEALHNLALASQLKSLGHEVIATARDGEEAVEKARETEPDIAFLDIRMPRMEGPDAARAIFAERPIPVVILSAYSDERTVQAAASAPIFHYLVKPVDSSDLAPAIAVARTRFADWQRTLSERDSLKRRLDERKIIERAKGLVMKSRGLGEADAYRFLQRASQDKNTPMVELAKKIVLAAPLLQEQP